A part of Lutra lutra chromosome 2, mLutLut1.2, whole genome shotgun sequence genomic DNA contains:
- the LOC125090390 gene encoding beta-defensin 105A-like, with protein sequence MTLSRKMSSFVFAFFILAQFLSGCKAGLEYSEPLPGGEFSPCEPCWLGRGKCRRMCTEDEKVIGQCRMNFFCCRPKIK encoded by the exons ATGACCCTAAGCAGAAAgatgtcttcttttgtctttgcctttttcattttggcTCAATTTCTATCAG GGTGCAAGGCAGGACTGGAGTATTCTGAGCCACTTCCAGGAG GTGAGTTTTCTCCTTGTGAGCCGTGCTGGCTGGGCCGGGGAAAATGCAGGAGGATGTGTACCGAGGATGAGAAGGTTATTGGACAATGCAGGATGAACTTCTTCTGTTGCCGACCGAAGATCAAATGA
- the LOC125093953 gene encoding ubiquitin carboxyl-terminal hydrolase 17-like protein 6 — protein MEAAVLHRQEDSQFEVFPKLKSCWSNVGDAEVQGGPLLPEKPSPSSHRLCYLTNGLDPTKKLVSWKGPSVVGAGLQNLGNTCYVNAVLQCLTYTLPLASSTLFQQHKKTCGKRTFCMLCALQTHVTRALGHPGDVIRPLPALFAAFHTHKQEDAHEFLMFTLGAMQQACLPEDKSSDRQSEDTTLISQIFGGYWISQIQCLHCQGISSTLDPYLDISLDIVAAQTVSQALEQLVKPEKLDGENAYHCSTCLGKVPASKTLTLHTPSKVLILVLKRFSHFTGSKTVKEVQYPECLDMQPYLCEQRAGPLVYVLYAVLVHAGWSCHSGHYFCFIKAGNGQWYKMDDAKVTACDVTCALSQHAYVLFYIQKTDLERELVRESLGEEATSPEADPTGLVGFQREPETDSSIKAPELEDHVEETPVPQITLDQWRVLQEHSRPKAEFNVRKVEFALPEHAVIIHQSKYKMIKNDPEQNINPLNTLAKNIAHQRAEDVGKVPCLAGRARATKKKSRKGRRCREAFQGSHY, from the coding sequence ATGGAGGCTGCTGTTCTCCACCGCCAAGAGGACTCTCAGTTCGAGGTCTTTCCAAAACTCAAATCATGCTGGTCAAATGTAGGTGATGCTGAAGTCCAGGGGGGACCCCTTCTGCCTGAGAAGCCATCACCATCATCTCACAGACTCTGCTACCTGACTAATGGTTTGGATCCCACAAAGAAACTCGTCAGTTGGAAGGGACCTTCTGTGGTTGGGGCTGGGCTTCAGAACCTGGGGAACACCTGCTATGTGAACGCGGTCCTGCAGTGTCTCACATACACACTGCCCCTCGCCAGCTCAACGTTGTTCCAGCAGCACAAGAAAACCTGTGGGAAGCGGACATTCTGCATGCTGTGTGCTCTGCAAACTCACGTGACACGGGCCCTTGGCCATCCTGGAGATGTGATCCGTCCCTTGCCAGCACTGTTCGCTGCTTtccacacacacaagcaggaagaTGCCCATGAGTTTCTGATGTTCACTCTGGGTGCAATGCAGCAAGCATGCTTGCCTGAGGACAAGTCTTCAGACCGTCAGTCTGAGGACACCACCCTTATCAGTCAAATCTTTGGGGGGTACTGGATCTCTCAAATCCAGTGTCTCCACTGCCAAGGCATCTCAAGCACTTTGGACCCTTACCTGGACATTAGCCTGGACATCGTGGCTGCTCAGACTGTGAGCCAAGCTTTGGAGCAGTTGGTGAAACCCGAAAAGTTGGATGGTGAAAATGCCTATCATTGCAGTACTTGTCTAGGAAAGGTGCCTGCTTCCAAGACGCTGACTTTGCACACTCCCTCGAAGGTCCTTATCCTGGTGTTGAAAAGATTCTCACATTTCACAGGCAGCAAAACGGTTAAGGAAGTACAGTATCCTGAATGCCTTGACATGCAACCCTACCTGTGTGAGCAGAGGGCAGGACCGCTGGTTTACGTCCTCTATGCCGTGCTGGTGCATGCTGGGTGGAGTTGTCACAGTGGACATTACTTCTGTTTCATAAAAGCTGGAAATGGCCAGTGGTATAAAATGGATGATGCTAAGGTCACGGCCTGTGATGTGACTTGTGCACTGAGCCAACATGCCTATGTCCTCTTTTACATCCAGAAGACTGACCTGGAAAGAGAACTGGTGAGGGAGTCACTAGGGGAGGAGGCCACGTCCCCTGAGGCTGACCCCACAGGCTTGGTTGGGTTCCAAAGGGAGCCGGAAACAGACTCCAGCATCAAAGCTCCTGAATTAGAGGATCATGTGGAAGAGACACCAGTGCCACAAATCACATTAGACCAGTGGAGAGTCCTCCAAGAGCACAGCCGACCTAAGGCTGAATTCAATGTCAGGAAAGTAGAATTTGCTCTTCCCGAGCATGCAGTCATAATTCACCAGTCCAAATACAAGATGATAAAGAATGATCCTGAACAAAACATCAACCCGCTCAACACTTTAGCCAAGAACATCGCTCATCAGAGGGCAGAGGATGTGGGCAAAGTCCCTTGTCTGGCAGGGAGAGCCAGGGCTACTAAGAAGAAGAGCAGAAAGGGGCGGAGGTGTAGGGAAGCGTTCCAGGGGTCTCACTACTAA
- the LOC125093954 gene encoding putative protein FAM90A14P yields MKHWGRALDLQALGSRKLKENVEPRSQQDQENPGPLKQAERKKGEGPRQEARQREALLQRFPRKPQRGQKQTWKDCTESCSYVRRPHTPMPVYTTKRASVLEAPLPWEPPTQSADTRAGYHSAAPLRSPSGSFFPPGARHEVQRVVSPDRLLACQPYAGESGLVVHLTAKRPQEDSLEVSQALSKVDGVQHGQAPAKGPEQNARPNASHGMVQTSPNHLKTAGKRGVQISLETGLNPRKKARWSPFQHHHKSIQESHLGASESLCPPARRSAYGPPAAPPLTRKTPAPVRVIDLQPACPRPLLETVQACIEAPRPLSKPTPGKPLRMVFTRLDKACWSCRFLTPPLLHPAEKSAPLGQGPPVIRKSEGFFGHVPVSVLHEDLQVSSSSEDSGRE; encoded by the exons ATGAAGCACTGGGGCAGGGCCCTCGACCTCCAGGCTTTGGGCTCCAGGAAGCTGAAGGAGAACGTAGAACCACGGAGTCAGCAGGACCAGGAGAACCCTGGGCCCTTGAAGCAGgctgagaggaagaagggagagggaccaAG GCAAGAAGCCCGGCAGAGGGAGGCCCTGCTCCAGAGATTCCCCAGGAAACCCCAAAGGGGGCAGAAGCAAACCTGGAAGGATTGCACAGAATCCTGCAGCTATGTGAGG CGTCCACACACGCCGATGCCCGTCTATACCACCAAGAGGGCGTCTGTCCTGGAGGCTCCCCTCCCATGGGAGCCACCTACCCAATCCGCTGACACGAGAGCCGGGTACCACTCAGCGGCTCCTCTCAGAAGCCCTTCAGGGAGCTTCTTCCCCCCTGGTGCACGACATGAGGTACAGCGAGTGGTGTCCCCTGACAGACTCCTGGCATGCCAACCCTATGCCGGGGAGAGTGGCCTGGTTGTCCATCTGACAGCAAAGAGGCCCCAAGAAGACTCCCTTGAAGTTTCCCAAGCTCTGTCCAAGGTGGATGGCGTGCAGCATGGCCAGGCACCAGCCAAGGGTCCCGAGCAGAATGCACGTCCTAATGCAAGCCACGGTATGGTTCAGACTTCCCCAAACCACCTCAAGACAGCAGGCAAGAGAGGTGTTCAGATCTCTCTAGAGACGGGCCTGAACCCCCGAAAGAAAGCACGCTGGAGCCCCTTCCAGCACCACCACAAGAGCATACAGGAAAGCCATCTGGGGGCTTCAGAGAGTCTGTGTCCTCCAGCAAGGAGAAGTGCATATGGACCCCCAGCAGCACCCCCACTGACCAGGAAGACACCTGCCCCAGTGCGAGTCATCGACCTGCAGCCTGCCTGCCCCCGACCTCTCCTGGAAACGGTCCAGGCATGCATAGAAGCCCCACGTCCGCTTTCCAAGCCCACCCCTGGCAAGCCCCTGAGAATGGTCTTCACGAGATTGGACAAAGCCTGCTGGAGCTGCAGGTTCCTAACACCTCCCTTGCTCCATCCTGCTGAGAAGTCAGCCCCTCTTGGTCAGGGCCCTCCTGTCATTCGGAAATCCGAGGGATTCTTTGGTCACGTCCCTGTGAGTGTCCTCCATGAGGACCTGCAGGTGTCCTCGTCCTCTGAAGACAGTGGGAGAGAGTGA